A window of the Xiashengella succiniciproducens genome harbors these coding sequences:
- a CDS encoding chemotaxis protein CheA, protein MIDKFRAKFVEESTDNVQDLEEALLILEKDMDNKDLIERIFRAMHSLKGGGAMFGFNHLSDFTHHLETLFDWVRNGKLKVSSDLISLTFEAIDQIRYLLKTGDLTAASDLQDLQNFIHRIEAFTNNTGSQASAHEKKTETTQVENASATKTYLISFIPQEDLLQNGTNPFYLLDDLHALGKAVTIAYTQKIPSLDLFEPTSNYTNWQILLSTEQPENEIRDVFIFVEDECELHIDQVANYSIIDLPEIKALIEKAASSNIMLRKEDFKQEQWQSQQQSKEQVTDKSKGAANKEHKISSIRVSSHKIDQLVNLVSELVTIQAQLELYADQHEDPAIASISENVQKLSRQLRENAFEISLIPLQSELMRFQRLVRDLSKEQGKEIDFIIEGGELELDKNIIEHLTDPILHILRNSIDHGIELPDERIAAGKSPKGIIHFKAYHSGANVFIEITDDGKGIDASVIRQKAISKGIIDADTQMSDKEVMDLIFVSGFSTRDVVSGVSGRGVGMDVVRRKIAGIRGEVSVESELGKGTLISIKLPLTLSIIDGLLVAVGNSRYVIPISSIDKIYSLAPQDLKRSFNNVIQIDNQQKPFLDLREVFNVNRDAEIEDDVVKMIMVKAEDKFMGLVVDAIVGEYQTVVKPLGRYLRKQKIVSGASIMGDGTIALVIDTSRMVQHRKSSKVSAV, encoded by the coding sequence ATGATTGATAAGTTTAGAGCGAAATTCGTTGAGGAATCAACAGACAATGTCCAGGATCTAGAGGAAGCACTGCTTATCCTCGAAAAAGATATGGACAACAAAGATCTCATTGAAAGAATATTCAGGGCAATGCACTCTCTGAAGGGTGGCGGAGCCATGTTCGGGTTCAACCATTTGAGTGATTTTACCCATCATCTTGAAACTCTATTTGACTGGGTAAGAAATGGAAAACTCAAAGTTTCCTCAGACCTTATATCGCTTACATTTGAGGCTATTGACCAGATAAGGTACCTTCTGAAAACCGGTGACCTTACTGCTGCCTCTGACTTACAGGATCTGCAAAACTTTATTCACAGAATTGAAGCCTTTACCAATAATACAGGTTCTCAGGCTTCTGCTCACGAGAAAAAAACTGAAACTACTCAGGTTGAAAATGCTTCGGCTACAAAGACCTACCTGATTAGTTTCATACCCCAGGAAGATCTGCTCCAGAATGGTACAAATCCTTTTTACCTGCTGGATGATTTGCATGCATTGGGTAAAGCTGTTACTATTGCATATACGCAGAAAATTCCATCCCTGGATTTGTTTGAACCAACGTCTAATTACACAAACTGGCAGATTCTGCTAAGTACCGAACAACCTGAAAATGAAATCAGGGATGTCTTCATCTTTGTTGAAGATGAATGTGAACTACACATAGACCAGGTAGCAAACTATTCAATAATCGATTTGCCGGAAATCAAAGCTCTTATTGAAAAAGCTGCTAGCTCCAACATAATGCTTCGTAAAGAGGACTTTAAACAGGAACAATGGCAGTCACAACAACAAAGTAAGGAACAAGTTACTGACAAGTCAAAGGGAGCAGCTAACAAGGAACATAAAATATCCAGCATCAGGGTATCATCACACAAGATCGACCAGCTGGTTAATCTGGTTAGCGAACTTGTTACCATTCAAGCCCAGCTTGAATTATATGCAGATCAACATGAAGATCCTGCTATTGCTTCAATTAGTGAGAATGTTCAAAAGCTGTCCAGGCAGTTAAGGGAAAATGCCTTTGAAATAAGTCTTATCCCGCTTCAAAGTGAACTCATGCGCTTCCAACGTCTGGTGCGTGACCTTTCAAAAGAGCAGGGAAAAGAGATTGACTTTATAATCGAAGGTGGAGAACTGGAACTGGATAAGAATATAATCGAACACCTTACAGACCCGATTCTTCACATACTACGTAATTCTATCGACCATGGTATTGAACTTCCGGATGAACGGATTGCAGCTGGTAAGTCCCCCAAGGGTATTATCCACTTCAAGGCGTATCACTCTGGTGCCAATGTCTTCATAGAAATTACAGATGATGGAAAAGGTATTGATGCAAGCGTAATCAGACAGAAGGCTATTAGCAAAGGCATTATTGATGCCGACACCCAGATGAGTGACAAAGAAGTCATGGATCTGATATTTGTTAGCGGTTTTAGTACCCGTGACGTGGTATCAGGAGTTTCAGGACGTGGAGTCGGAATGGATGTGGTGAGAAGAAAGATTGCCGGTATCAGAGGGGAAGTCTCAGTAGAATCTGAATTAGGTAAGGGTACTCTTATCTCAATCAAGTTGCCACTGACTCTTTCAATTATTGATGGATTGCTAGTGGCTGTAGGTAACAGCCGTTATGTAATTCCTATCTCTTCAATTGACAAGATTTACTCTTTGGCACCTCAGGATCTGAAACGTTCGTTCAACAATGTAATTCAAATTGATAATCAGCAAAAGCCCTTCCTTGACTTAAGAGAAGTCTTCAATGTAAACAGAGATGCTGAAATAGAAGATGATGTGGTTAAAATGATCATGGTCAAAGCCGAAGACAAATTTATGGGACTGGTCGTCGATGCGATTGTTGGTGAATACCAGACCGTTGTGAAACCCCTTGGCAGATACCTTAGAAAACAAAAGATAGTATCTGGGGCTTCAATTATGGGTGATGGTACAATAGCCCTGGTTATTGACACTTCACGAATGGTACAACACCGTAAAAGTTCAAAAGTAAGCGCCGTTTAA